The DNA segment GTTCTTGGAAGAGGAGTTTCTTCCAGAAGAATTTAATATTGCCATCAGTATTAGGTTTTACTTGCCATGCGTTAAGTTTCTGCGCGGTTTGACGTACCGCAGTACTAGCCGGTGTTCTGGGAAATTTGTGACAAAATGGAGTTTGTGCAATGACCGAGTTACGGACGTTTGGATCGAAAGGAATGAATCCGACAAGATCAAGAGAAATACCGTCAAGAAAATGATCACATGCATTGAGCAGTTTGATGTAAACGTCTTTCGCTGTTTTCTTGTCTTTAACCATATTGACCAAAACACGGAACCTTTCGACCCCATGTTGGAGTTTGAGCACCTTTATGAGGGCATAAGCATCTGTCAATGAAGTCGGCTCAGGAGTAATGACCAGTAGACGCTCCTGAACTGCCAGATTAAAATAGAGGACATTGTCATTGATGCCTGCTCCCGTGTCTACAATGAGGTAATCAACACTCTCTTCAAGCGTGTCCATGGCATCAAGCAGGTCAATTTTTTGTCCCTTGT comes from the Pseudodesulfovibrio piezophilus C1TLV30 genome and includes:
- a CDS encoding MinD/ParA family protein produces the protein MTSNFPMVLSVTSGKGGVGKTNMSVNLAYSLSAAGKNVVLLDADLGLANVDVILGLAPEHNLFHLFHEDMTLEKILHQTPYGFSILPASSGVSDMVDLDKGQKIDLLDAMDTLEESVDYLIVDTGAGINDNVLYFNLAVQERLLVITPEPTSLTDAYALIKVLKLQHGVERFRVLVNMVKDKKTAKDVYIKLLNACDHFLDGISLDLVGFIPFDPNVRNSVIAQTPFCHKFPRTPASTAVRQTAQKLNAWQVKPNTDGNIKFFWKKLLFQERSVA